The following is a genomic window from Globicephala melas chromosome 6, mGloMel1.2, whole genome shotgun sequence.
AAAACCCTGGGGGTGGTGGGTGTCCTGCCCCACGGCTGCCTGAGCTCTGGAGACCCATAGGGTCGACACTGGAGCAGCCCCGTCCTTcggtgggggaaggggggagagggcCAAGGGCAGGAGCGGTTCTCGGGGCAGGGCGGGAGCGCGCGGCTGGCCGTCAGGTGTACTTGGTGTTGGAGATCTCCTTCCAGAGCAGGGTCTTGAGGTGGCTGAGCACCAGCGAATGGTGCGCCTCCACCTGGCTGGCCAGCCCACTCAGCGTGGTGCACGTGCGCAGCTGCCTGCCCAGCGCGGCGCGCAGGCCGGCGGGGGCGCCGGGCAGCAGGTAATCCTGCAGCAGCTCGCACACCTTGGCCAGGTTGGGCTGCACCAGGTCGCCCTTGCACTGCCGCAGGAGCGTGTCGCAGGGCGCCCTGCAGTCGCGCCCGTAGGTGCAGTCCGAGCTGTGCTCGCAGTGGCGGCCCCGCAGGAAGCGGCGCACGGCGGCCTCGGGCGCCACCTGCTGCAGGTCAGCCATCCTGAAGTCGTACTTGGCTGTGTAGCCCACGTTGGCTAGCGTGGTCTCGCACATGTAGAAGGTTCCATAGGCGCCGTGGAACAGCTCCTCCACGAACTCCAGCAGGCCGATGGCAATCTTGGCGCGCCAGGGCCACGCGGGCCCCAGCCACTGCTGCAGGGCGCCGTGCAGGGCGGGTGGCAGCAGCGGGCGCAGCAGGGGCGGGAGCACGGCCCCGGGCCAGGAGCTGTGCGGGACCCCCTCGGTGAGGTACAGGTCCCCGCAGTAGCCCAGCAGCCGGGAGGCGTGCTCCTTCTCCTGCAGGGACAGCAGCAGCAAGAACTCGTTCCGCTGCAGCAGGGCCCACACCGACTTGGCCTCGGCCAGGGACACCCTGTGGTCCTTGTTGAAGTCGGCCATGAGCAGGACCTGTCCGGCCAGCGCGGGCAGAGAGGGCAGGTCTCCCAGGTTTGCCTGCGGTTTgggggcaggagagaggagggcagggcgTCGTCCAGCCGGCCAGCAGTCTGCGCTCCGGACCCCGCATGTCCGCCAGGCAGGGGGAGCCCCGCCTCCAGCCGACAGGATGGAGGGGACAGCCAGGGACCTGCAAGGCCCCCTCGCCACTCCTGGAAGCCCAGCTGCGGAGCCTGGGGCCCCCTCACTGCTCATC
Proteins encoded in this region:
- the DIPK1B gene encoding divergent protein kinase domain 1B isoform X1 — protein: MRRLRRLAHLVLFCPFSKGLQGRLPGLRVKYVFLVWLGVFAGSWLAYVHYSSYAELCRGHICQVVICDQYRKGIISGSICQDLCHLHQVEWRTCLSSVPGQQVYSGLWQGKEVTIKCGIEESLDSKAGADAAPRRELVLFDKPTRGTSIKEFQEMTLSFLKANLGDLPSLPALAGQVLLMADFNKDHRVSLAEAKSVWALLQRNEFLLLLSLQEKEHASRLLGYCGDLYLTEGVPHSSWPGAVLPPLLRPLLPPALHGALQQWLGPAWPWRAKIAIGLLEFVEELFHGAYGTFYMCETTLANVGYTAKYDFRMADLQQVAPEAAVRRFLRGRHCEHSSDCTYGRDCRAPCDTLLRQCKGDLVQPNLAKVCELLQDYLLPGAPAGLRAALGRQLRTCTTLSGLASQVEAHHSLVLSHLKTLLWKEISNTKYT
- the DIPK1B gene encoding divergent protein kinase domain 1B isoform X2 gives rise to the protein MRRLRRLAHLVLFCPFSKGLQCDQYRKGIISGSICQDLCHLHQVEWRTCLSSVPGQQVYSGLWQGKEVTIKCGIEESLDSKAGADAAPRRELVLFDKPTRGTSIKEFQEMTLSFLKANLGDLPSLPALAGQVLLMADFNKDHRVSLAEAKSVWALLQRNEFLLLLSLQEKEHASRLLGYCGDLYLTEGVPHSSWPGAVLPPLLRPLLPPALHGALQQWLGPAWPWRAKIAIGLLEFVEELFHGAYGTFYMCETTLANVGYTAKYDFRMADLQQVAPEAAVRRFLRGRHCEHSSDCTYGRDCRAPCDTLLRQCKGDLVQPNLAKVCELLQDYLLPGAPAGLRAALGRQLRTCTTLSGLASQVEAHHSLVLSHLKTLLWKEISNTKYT